In Streptomyces sp. NBC_00704, a genomic segment contains:
- a CDS encoding class I SAM-dependent methyltransferase, whose product MTGTARHDRGTDLTDHDGRRAARVFDALGPAYETAFAHSRAHRASLDWLLGRLAPGSRVLDVGSGTGRPTAETLARAGHEVLGVDVSPVMVELAARQVPEARFRCADARELPLPENSWDAVCVYFSLLQLDRAQQAELVGRLARAVRPGGSLVLATVPLDVEGVDAVFMGQPVRVTSFAGEALVELVTRAGLTVLAEENVLFTPDHPEAVAEPHLFLHCGRPETAAG is encoded by the coding sequence ATGACCGGAACCGCACGTCACGACAGGGGGACCGACTTGACGGACCACGACGGACGGCGCGCGGCGCGGGTGTTCGACGCGCTGGGACCGGCCTACGAGACGGCGTTCGCTCACTCGCGGGCGCACCGCGCCTCGCTGGACTGGCTGCTCGGGCGGCTCGCGCCCGGCAGCCGCGTGCTGGACGTGGGCAGCGGGACCGGACGGCCGACGGCCGAGACCCTCGCCCGTGCGGGCCACGAGGTGCTGGGCGTCGACGTCTCCCCCGTCATGGTGGAGCTGGCGGCCCGGCAGGTGCCCGAGGCGCGGTTCCGCTGCGCCGACGCACGCGAACTCCCGTTGCCGGAGAACTCGTGGGACGCCGTCTGCGTCTACTTCTCCCTGCTGCAACTGGACCGCGCGCAGCAGGCGGAACTGGTCGGCAGGCTGGCGCGGGCCGTGCGGCCGGGGGGCAGCCTGGTGCTGGCGACCGTGCCGCTCGACGTCGAGGGCGTCGACGCCGTCTTCATGGGGCAGCCGGTGCGGGTGACCAGCTTCGCGGGCGAGGCGCTCGTCGAGCTGGTCACCCGGGCGGGTCTGACCGTGCTGGCCGAGGAGAACGTGCTGTTCACCCCCGACCATCCCGAGGCCGTGGCCGAGCCGCACCTCTTCCTTCACTGCGGCCGCCCCGAGACGGCCGCGGGGTAG
- a CDS encoding helix-turn-helix transcriptional regulator — MEGVPEPHNGWTFLTNHARVLAVIADDNSARIRDIAAHCRLTERAVQKIIADLEQDGYLSHTREGRGNTYRIEPDRVLRHPAEAGLSVAALLSLLARDEAARNRRPVAEASRRRS; from the coding sequence ATGGAAGGGGTGCCCGAGCCACACAACGGATGGACGTTTCTCACCAACCACGCGCGCGTGCTCGCCGTCATCGCGGACGACAACAGCGCCCGCATCCGGGACATCGCCGCGCACTGCCGGCTCACCGAACGCGCCGTGCAGAAGATCATCGCGGACCTGGAGCAGGACGGCTATCTCTCCCACACGCGGGAGGGGCGCGGCAACACCTACCGGATCGAGCCCGACCGGGTGCTGCGCCATCCCGCCGAGGCGGGGCTGAGCGTGGCGGCGCTGCTCTCCCTGCTGGCCCGGGACGAGGCGGCCCGCAACCGCCGCCCCGTGGCCGAGGCGAGCCGCCGACGGTCGTGA
- a CDS encoding diacylglycerol/lipid kinase family protein encodes MNETRTTKWALAHIGPLRRDAVARARGWARLALFLVTGCAAVVLAGAGAGGWLILLSGFALLAVAGAGVWWMLAHRGGARLFGAVVALAAPVGVMVLYALSGLWPVAVGALALWAGALASARASLRSVRRPKGTHGRRTPPPRRPVLIMNVRSGGGKVVKHRLVERAEALGARVIVLGADDTYTDPAEEARRAVADGADLLGVAGGDGTQALVAAVAAEHDVPFLVVAAGTRNHFAMDLGLDRTDPVLSLDALTSGVELRVDLGDVSGRAFVNTVSFGAYAEIVQSPDYRDAKAATALDHLPDLLQGDAAPVLHVRTDDTELHAPQALLVSNNAYARADPLGGGRRPRLDAGLLGVIGVRVEGAAQAAEIALLGERAGGITSVTSRRVVVEADRERIAVAVDGEALELATPVVCTVRPAALRVRVPRHRPGAAYAPPTVDWRRIVRLALGRPDPRTVKEAYDV; translated from the coding sequence GTGAACGAGACACGTACGACGAAGTGGGCGCTGGCGCACATCGGCCCGTTGCGGCGGGACGCCGTCGCCCGCGCGCGGGGCTGGGCCCGGCTCGCGCTGTTCCTGGTCACCGGGTGCGCGGCCGTGGTGCTGGCGGGCGCGGGCGCGGGCGGCTGGCTGATCCTGCTCTCCGGGTTCGCGCTGCTCGCCGTGGCCGGGGCCGGCGTGTGGTGGATGCTGGCGCACCGGGGCGGAGCCCGCCTGTTCGGGGCCGTGGTGGCCCTCGCCGCGCCCGTGGGCGTCATGGTGCTGTACGCGCTGTCCGGGCTGTGGCCGGTGGCCGTGGGCGCGCTCGCCCTGTGGGCCGGCGCGCTGGCCTCGGCCCGCGCCTCGCTGCGCAGCGTGCGCCGCCCCAAGGGCACCCACGGCCGCAGGACCCCGCCGCCGCGCCGCCCGGTGCTGATCATGAACGTGCGCTCGGGCGGCGGCAAGGTGGTCAAGCACCGTCTGGTCGAGCGCGCCGAGGCGCTCGGCGCCCGGGTGATCGTGCTCGGGGCCGACGACACCTACACCGATCCGGCGGAGGAGGCCCGCCGGGCCGTCGCCGACGGCGCGGACCTGCTCGGCGTCGCGGGCGGCGACGGCACGCAGGCGCTGGTCGCGGCCGTGGCCGCCGAACACGACGTGCCGTTCCTGGTGGTCGCCGCCGGCACCCGCAACCACTTCGCGATGGACCTCGGCCTCGACCGCACCGATCCCGTGCTCAGCCTGGACGCCCTCACCAGCGGCGTCGAACTGCGCGTGGACCTCGGCGACGTCAGCGGGCGCGCCTTCGTCAACACCGTCTCCTTCGGCGCGTACGCGGAGATAGTGCAGAGCCCCGACTACCGCGACGCCAAGGCCGCGACCGCCCTCGACCATCTGCCGGACCTGCTCCAGGGCGACGCGGCGCCGGTCCTGCACGTCCGCACGGACGACACCGAGCTGCACGCCCCGCAGGCCCTGCTGGTCAGCAACAACGCGTACGCGCGCGCCGATCCGCTGGGCGGCGGCCGCCGCCCCCGGCTGGACGCCGGCCTGCTCGGGGTGATCGGCGTGCGGGTCGAGGGCGCGGCGCAGGCCGCCGAGATCGCGCTGCTGGGCGAGCGGGCGGGCGGCATCACCTCCGTGACCTCCCGGCGCGTCGTCGTCGAGGCCGACCGGGAGCGCATAGCGGTCGCCGTCGACGGCGAGGCCCTCGAACTGGCCACCCCCGTCGTCTGCACGGTACGGCCCGCCGCGCTGCGGGTCAGGGTGCCCCGGCACCGGCCGGGCGCCGCCTACGCTCCCCCCACGGTCGACTGGCGGCGGATCGTCCGCCTGGCCCTCGGCCGTCCCGACCCCCGCACCGTCAAGGAGGCCTACGATGTCTGA
- a CDS encoding C40 family peptidase, producing the protein MATDRSPRSPGSSDEPSRAEIQQRVSSLYDRAESDTGTYNATRAMSGRSRKASPPAPGNGRRSGDPSLDAVARQWFDRARDRVGPTVPAVLPTDRLPTPAPRRAPAAERPGDSAVVRELEAGVRRTPELTGRAVAALPAVPEPRQGEPKAPAPAALPALTAGPAAPAPAAAAPADRQASLKSTKERNGRKLATARDILARAVGRPAPALPAAAPAPLPAAAPTAVLPVPDAQAVAAQPVQQPWDTAEQQAFRAEITAAWAGRPAAGPPDPTGADALLTATGPLAAVTTTSGFPARTADFGTQAPAFAAPAPGFGAQAPAAAPASNFAPSEAALVAPAASGPDPLMPQPASFAAQTGAALPEPGPRAWESGILTPDGGTGGLAVANGHPVPEPAFAAAPSGYPVPDFGLPMANTGLQASVADALTGGFGQPAAGPVVAGPPPGQAAAELLPTGPEYGFAPAADALTMDRPGVTVPAWDVITVGSGYPAVATPATPAAPAVPLAATVAPVAGPADATSRTTGTAYLGKADKALAFARAQVGRPCVWGATGPESYDCSSLTQAAWRAAGVTLPRSAIDQAKAFTRVSLADLRPGDLVFFFDDLRHTGLCTGDGMMIHAPGPGASIREEAILPFGEGALRGAVRPA; encoded by the coding sequence ATGGCGACGGATCGCAGCCCGCGCTCCCCAGGCAGCAGCGACGAGCCGAGTCGGGCGGAGATCCAGCAGCGGGTCAGTTCGCTCTACGACCGGGCCGAGAGCGACACGGGCACCTACAACGCGACACGCGCCATGTCGGGCCGCTCCCGCAAGGCGTCCCCTCCCGCCCCCGGCAACGGACGCCGCTCGGGCGATCCTTCGCTCGACGCGGTGGCCAGGCAGTGGTTCGACCGGGCCCGCGACCGGGTCGGGCCCACCGTCCCCGCCGTGCTGCCGACCGATCGGCTGCCGACCCCCGCACCCCGGCGGGCCCCGGCCGCGGAGCGCCCCGGTGACAGCGCCGTCGTGCGCGAGCTCGAGGCCGGGGTCCGACGGACGCCCGAGCTGACCGGGCGCGCGGTCGCCGCCCTGCCCGCGGTGCCCGAGCCCCGTCAGGGCGAGCCCAAGGCGCCGGCGCCGGCCGCCCTCCCCGCGCTCACGGCCGGGCCCGCCGCCCCCGCCCCTGCCGCCGCCGCGCCCGCGGACCGGCAGGCCTCGCTGAAGAGCACCAAGGAGCGCAACGGGCGCAAGCTCGCCACGGCCCGGGACATCCTGGCCCGCGCCGTGGGCCGCCCCGCTCCGGCCCTGCCCGCGGCCGCCCCGGCCCCGCTCCCGGCAGCCGCCCCCACGGCCGTCCTGCCGGTGCCCGACGCCCAAGCGGTCGCGGCCCAGCCGGTTCAGCAACCCTGGGACACCGCCGAACAGCAGGCCTTCCGGGCGGAGATCACGGCCGCGTGGGCGGGCCGCCCCGCCGCCGGTCCGCCCGACCCCACCGGCGCCGACGCGCTCCTCACCGCGACGGGCCCGCTCGCCGCCGTCACCACGACGTCGGGCTTCCCGGCGCGGACGGCGGACTTCGGCACCCAGGCACCGGCCTTCGCCGCCCCGGCCCCCGGCTTCGGCGCCCAGGCGCCGGCCGCCGCGCCCGCGTCGAATTTCGCCCCGTCCGAGGCCGCTCTCGTCGCGCCCGCCGCCTCGGGCCCCGACCCGCTCATGCCGCAACCGGCGTCCTTCGCGGCGCAGACCGGCGCCGCCCTGCCCGAACCGGGCCCGCGCGCATGGGAGTCCGGCATCCTCACGCCCGACGGCGGGACCGGCGGCCTCGCGGTCGCGAACGGCCACCCGGTCCCCGAACCGGCCTTCGCCGCCGCCCCGTCCGGCTACCCCGTGCCCGACTTCGGTCTCCCCATGGCGAATACGGGTCTCCAGGCGTCCGTCGCCGATGCGCTGACGGGCGGTTTCGGACAGCCGGCCGCCGGCCCGGTGGTCGCCGGGCCCCCGCCGGGCCAGGCCGCGGCCGAACTCCTGCCGACGGGACCCGAGTACGGCTTCGCCCCGGCGGCCGACGCGCTCACCATGGACCGGCCCGGCGTCACCGTCCCCGCGTGGGACGTGATCACCGTCGGCTCGGGGTACCCCGCCGTCGCGACCCCCGCGACCCCCGCGGCCCCCGCCGTTCCGCTCGCCGCCACCGTGGCGCCGGTCGCGGGCCCGGCCGACGCGACGTCCCGCACCACCGGCACGGCGTACCTGGGGAAGGCGGACAAGGCGCTCGCCTTCGCCCGCGCCCAGGTGGGCAGACCGTGCGTGTGGGGAGCCACCGGCCCCGAGTCCTACGACTGCTCCAGCCTCACCCAGGCCGCCTGGCGGGCCGCCGGGGTGACCCTGCCGCGGTCCGCCATCGACCAGGCGAAGGCCTTCACGCGGGTCAGCCTGGCCGATCTGCGCCCGGGCGACCTCGTCTTCTTCTTCGACGACCTCCGCCACACGGGCCTGTGCACGGGCGACGGCATGATGATCCACGCACCGGGCCCGGGCGCGTCCATCCGCGAGGAGGCGATCCTCCCGTTCGGCGAGGGCGCGCTGCGCGGCGCCGTCCGGCCCGCGTGA
- a CDS encoding DUF1996 domain-containing protein: MAANVYASATEDGSDGNTTRRAGNSAVTVDCPDVGSKLTDVPEAASADVDRELARLDEQIAAAYRQLQDSAQAVQQDAGFADNAVMNPLKEKRGATLERIAVAIDRVGDRPEGLESLAACTLRASNDQADGGADGNGDENQDGGQNGDQNGDQGQNGDDGQNGDGQQGGEGQQGNGGQAGNGPVAADYADIKSVQPSQTPDPASGPSRGTFTSNCGVNANGLFNSDNVIVAPGVSNGAHHFHDYIGNQSNSAFASDDDLAKAETSCVDQGDKSTYYWPVLRLQNGDQERDAGSPGGGVEGNAGKIVTAKDVTLTFVGNPRSRVTAMPRLLRIITGDAKAFVNGTANANASWSCTGFEDRQLKDKYPLCPAGSDVVRTFRFQSCWDGANIDSANHRTHVAFAAADGSCPNGFKAVPQLVQRIVYDVDAPSLQDGGRTTPLFAVDSFPEQLHKPVTDHGDFINVFDDKLMRDMVDCINQGRTCGAGAKPGDGGGNGGDQGGDNGAGNGNGGDDGSANAGTGDGNGGNTGNGGNTGNGGNTGNGGNTGNGGNTGDNGTAGGGSGNDGSANGGNDGNNGSGAGNGSGDEGKGQGGAQQSQAPESPRAPAKASTAPRVYTKPSPKAAVSAPASAPAAGSGSEIGAPATAPESAAPTPSSGDSTPPADTGSGSAVGGTEPQAVQGGLAETGANLWPGALGALLVIGGFVVLRRSTRRA, from the coding sequence ATGGCGGCGAACGTGTACGCCTCGGCCACCGAGGACGGCTCCGACGGCAACACGACCCGGCGGGCCGGCAACAGCGCCGTCACCGTGGACTGTCCGGACGTGGGCAGCAAACTCACCGACGTGCCCGAAGCGGCGTCCGCCGACGTCGACCGCGAACTCGCCCGGCTCGACGAGCAGATCGCCGCGGCCTACCGCCAACTCCAGGACTCGGCGCAGGCCGTGCAGCAGGATGCCGGCTTCGCCGACAACGCGGTGATGAACCCGCTGAAGGAGAAGCGCGGCGCGACCCTCGAACGCATCGCGGTCGCCATCGACCGCGTCGGCGACCGCCCGGAGGGCCTGGAGTCCCTCGCCGCCTGCACCCTGCGCGCCTCGAACGACCAGGCCGACGGGGGCGCCGACGGCAACGGCGACGAGAACCAGGACGGCGGCCAGAACGGCGACCAGAACGGCGACCAGGGCCAGAACGGCGACGACGGCCAGAACGGCGACGGCCAGCAGGGCGGCGAGGGCCAGCAGGGCAACGGCGGCCAGGCCGGCAACGGGCCGGTGGCCGCGGACTACGCGGACATCAAGTCCGTCCAGCCCTCGCAGACCCCGGACCCGGCGTCCGGCCCCTCCCGCGGCACGTTCACGAGCAACTGCGGAGTCAACGCCAACGGGTTGTTCAACTCGGACAACGTGATCGTCGCGCCGGGCGTCTCCAACGGCGCCCACCACTTCCACGACTACATCGGCAACCAGTCCAACAGCGCCTTCGCCTCCGACGACGATCTGGCGAAGGCCGAGACGAGCTGCGTCGACCAGGGCGACAAGTCGACCTACTACTGGCCCGTCCTGCGCCTGCAGAACGGCGACCAGGAGCGGGACGCGGGCAGCCCCGGCGGCGGGGTCGAGGGCAACGCCGGCAAGATCGTCACCGCCAAGGACGTCACGCTGACCTTCGTCGGCAACCCGCGCTCCCGGGTCACCGCCATGCCCCGGCTGCTGCGCATCATCACCGGCGACGCCAAGGCCTTCGTCAACGGCACGGCCAACGCCAACGCCTCGTGGAGCTGCACCGGGTTCGAGGACCGCCAGCTCAAGGACAAGTACCCGCTCTGCCCGGCCGGCAGCGACGTGGTGCGCACCTTCCGCTTCCAGAGCTGCTGGGACGGCGCCAACATCGACAGCGCCAACCACCGCACCCACGTGGCCTTCGCCGCCGCCGACGGCTCCTGCCCCAACGGTTTCAAGGCGGTGCCGCAGCTGGTCCAGCGCATCGTGTACGACGTCGACGCGCCGAGCCTCCAGGACGGCGGCAGGACGACCCCGCTGTTCGCGGTGGACTCCTTCCCCGAGCAGCTGCACAAGCCGGTGACGGACCACGGCGACTTCATCAACGTCTTCGACGACAAGCTGATGCGGGACATGGTCGACTGCATCAACCAGGGCCGCACCTGCGGCGCCGGCGCGAAGCCGGGCGACGGCGGCGGCAACGGCGGCGACCAGGGCGGCGACAACGGCGCCGGGAACGGCAACGGCGGTGACGACGGGTCCGCGAACGCCGGCACCGGCGACGGCAACGGCGGGAACACCGGGAACGGCGGGAACACCGGGAACGGCGGGAACACCGGCAACGGCGGGAACACCGGCAACGGCGGCAACACCGGAGACAACGGCACCGCCGGCGGCGGCTCCGGGAACGACGGTTCCGCCAACGGCGGCAACGACGGCAACAACGGCTCCGGTGCCGGCAACGGCAGCGGTGACGAGGGTAAGGGGCAGGGGGGCGCGCAGCAGTCCCAGGCTCCCGAGTCGCCCCGAGCGCCCGCGAAGGCGAGCACCGCGCCGCGCGTCTACACCAAGCCCTCGCCCAAGGCGGCCGTCTCGGCCCCCGCGTCGGCGCCCGCCGCGGGCTCGGGCAGTGAGATCGGCGCCCCGGCGACCGCTCCGGAGTCCGCCGCCCCCACGCCCTCGTCCGGCGACTCCACGCCCCCGGCCGACACGGGCTCCGGCTCCGCCGTCGGCGGCACCGAGCCCCAGGCGGTCCAGGGCGGCCTCGCCGAGACCGGCGCCAACCTGTGGCCCGGCGCGCTGGGAGCCCTGCTGGTGATCGGCGGCTTCGTCGTCCTGCGCCGCAGCACCAGGCGCGCCTGA
- a CDS encoding STAS domain-containing protein encodes MPESAHDANAAGVDARTAAGADGAARPRPPHAGVVIGVRPAGGRVVVTVRGELDLDTTGRLERALHGALGAAADGIDLELDAVAFCDCSALNVLLGAREDGLREGKTVAVRTVSPPVARLLDLTGTAPLFDPYDTPDTPDTVLPPPSAPAGPSAPPTDAADRTGAGPVTVGARLPGDATGRRPGARGPVLGP; translated from the coding sequence ATGCCGGAATCAGCCCATGACGCGAACGCCGCAGGCGTGGACGCCCGCACGGCAGCCGGGGCGGACGGCGCCGCCCGCCCCCGTCCGCCGCACGCCGGTGTCGTGATCGGCGTGCGTCCCGCGGGCGGCCGTGTCGTCGTCACCGTGCGCGGAGAGCTCGACCTGGACACGACCGGGCGGCTGGAACGGGCGCTGCACGGAGCGCTCGGCGCCGCGGCCGACGGGATCGACCTCGAACTCGACGCGGTCGCCTTCTGCGACTGCTCCGCCCTGAACGTGCTGCTCGGCGCGCGGGAGGACGGCCTGCGCGAGGGCAAGACGGTCGCCGTGCGCACGGTGAGTCCACCGGTGGCCCGCCTGCTGGACCTGACCGGCACCGCCCCGCTGTTCGACCCCTACGACACCCCCGACACCCCGGACACCGTCCTCCCGCCGCCGTCCGCGCCGGCGGGCCCGAGCGCGCCGCCGACCGACGCCGCCGACCGGACCGGGGCCGGCCCCGTGACCGTCGGGGCCCGGCTGCCGGGCGACGCGACCGGCCGTCGTCCCGGGGCCCGCGGACCTGTGCTCGGGCCATGA
- a CDS encoding phosphatase PAP2 family protein, with the protein MSDRRPKLSARSLVTDLVTLDQALYEAVTVTRTPTLDSALRRLSAAADHSKLSFAVATALSLRRGRPRRAAVLGVAAIGVASASANLLGKKLVRRPRPHRAEDSPFPGRHVPMPHSASFPSGHTASAVAFAAAVGPTLPVAAVPLGLLACAVGYSRVHTGVHYPGDVVAGALLGTGSAALVVGLAARAARS; encoded by the coding sequence ATGTCTGACCGCCGCCCGAAGCTTTCCGCCCGGAGCCTGGTCACCGACCTCGTCACGCTGGACCAGGCCCTGTACGAGGCGGTCACCGTGACCAGGACGCCCACCCTGGACAGCGCCCTGCGCCGGCTGTCGGCGGCGGCCGACCACTCCAAGCTGTCCTTCGCCGTCGCGACCGCGCTGTCGCTGCGCCGGGGCCGCCCGCGCCGGGCCGCCGTGCTGGGCGTGGCCGCCATCGGCGTGGCCTCGGCGTCCGCCAACCTCCTCGGCAAGAAGCTGGTGCGCCGCCCGCGTCCGCACCGTGCCGAGGACTCACCGTTCCCGGGGCGGCACGTGCCGATGCCGCACTCGGCGTCGTTCCCGTCCGGGCACACGGCGTCGGCCGTGGCGTTCGCGGCCGCCGTGGGCCCCACCCTGCCGGTCGCCGCCGTCCCGCTGGGGCTGCTGGCCTGCGCGGTCGGCTATTCGCGGGTCCACACCGGCGTGCACTACCCCGGTGACGTGGTGGCCGGCGCCCTGCTGGGCACGGGCTCGGCGGCGCTGGTCGTCGGGCTGGCGGCCCGCGCGGCGAGGAGCTGA